One region of Salvia miltiorrhiza cultivar Shanhuang (shh) chromosome 3, IMPLAD_Smil_shh, whole genome shotgun sequence genomic DNA includes:
- the LOC131019143 gene encoding uncharacterized protein LOC131019143, with amino-acid sequence MGKIRHTKWNVLVDEEAGTMNEEDMEDSSANEDLRRRSGDDRRNHRSDSSALDSKQIEEILQLHNADHPGMQLVSAQLTGNNFLNWSRSVKRALGAKSKLELLDGTLPEPDFASPYYKAWIKADYMISSWIINSISKDLVNAFVHIDNTQKLWDALNQRFGRSNGPKIYRLQREIGKYTQGNQSVLVYFNNLTALWDEYLDMLLPPLTCVCGTRAAGVSREENQRLMQFLLGLNDSFESARSQILFLDPLPSVNRAYSMVLQIEDQKMTTENFGETHAMQAIALAKQMTFKGKDSASYGKQQQNFKMRKTKEERQKLYCSHCDRHGHEEAECFKIHGFPDWYKKLKEGRAKAKVNYAEAVFDGESGKSSNLYNI; translated from the coding sequence ATGGGGAAAATTCGGCACACTAAGTGGAATGTTCTCGTTGATGAGGAAGCAGGCACCATGAATGAGGAAGACATGGAGGATTCGTCTGCTAATGAGGATTTACGTCGCCGATCTGGAGATGATCGACGAAATCATAGATCTGATTCATCCGCTTTGGATTCAAAGCAAATCGAAGAAATATTGCAGCTGCACAATGCGGATCATCCAGGAATGCAGCTGGTTTCTGCTCAACTCACAGGTAATAACTTCCTCAACTGGAGTCGTTCTGTGAAACGTGCTTTAGGAGCTAAAAGCAAGCTAGAACTACTTGATGGCACATTACCAGAGCCCGATTTTGCATCTCCTTATTATAAAGCATGGATTAAGGCTGATTATATGATCTCTTCATGGATTATAAACTCTATTTCGAAGGACTTGGTGAATGCGTTTGTACATATTGATAATACACAGAAGCTTTGGGATGCACTGAATCAGAGGTTTGGGCGAAGCAATGGTCCTAAGATCTATAGGCTTCAGAGGGAGATAGGCAAGTATACTCAAGGAAACCAGAGTGTACTCGTGTATTTCAACAATCTAACTGCATTGTGGGATGAGTACTTAGACATGTTGCTGCCACCACTAACCTGTGTATGTGGAACTAGAGCTGCAGGGGTTAGCAGGGAAGAAAATCAAAGGCTGATGCAGTTTTTGCTAGGGCTTAATGACTCTTTTGAGAGTGCACGCAGCCAAATCCTATTTCTGGATCCGTTGCCTAGTGTTAATAGAGCGTACTCAATGGTATTACAGATTGAGGATCAAAAAATGACTACAGAAAATTTTGGAGAAACACATGCGATGCAAGCTATTGCATTAGCAAAGCAGATGACTTTTAAAGGGAAGGACTCTGCATCATATGGAAAGCAGCAACAAAACTTTAAGATGAGGAAAACAAAGGAAGAGCGACAGAAGTTATACTGTTCTCACTGTGATAGACATGGGCATGAAGAGGCAGAGTGCTTCAAGATACATGGATTTCCAGATTGGTATAAGAAGTTAAAGGAGGGAAGAGCTAAGGCAAAGGTGAATTATGCTGAGGCAGTATTTGATGGAGAGTCTGGGAAGTCatctaatctatataatatataa